In one Culex quinquefasciatus strain JHB chromosome 2, VPISU_Cqui_1.0_pri_paternal, whole genome shotgun sequence genomic region, the following are encoded:
- the LOC6043052 gene encoding aarF domain-containing kinase 1, giving the protein MWPTRRLIKYGLVGGSLLGTAVSLHANDYDINSIGIVRLGRAGMTVFDIAVTYKTNLYKREWPDKKDPEYVKLKSETHRLAAEKLLNLCRTNRGVYIKVGQHIGALEYLLPYEYVNTMKILHSNAPQNPIEDLYKVIRQDLKKDPEEIFSSFDPEPLGTASLAQVHRATLKDGTEVAVKVQHPYVRGNSLVDIKTMELLVKLVTWTFPDFKFQWLVKETKRNLPIEMDFENEGHNAEKVAEMFKDYAWLKIPKIYWDYTTSRVLVMEYVKGGQVNDLEYIQQQKLDPYDIANKIGQLYANMIFLRGFVHSDPHPGNILVRRTPKGATEVILLDHGLYADLTEKFRYEYSKLWLSILKVDQAGMKQHAQALGVQGSMWGLFACMVTGRPWNSVISGIDKVKQDEQEKEMMQTEGKLVIPHISDVLEKVDRQMLLVLKTNDLIRGIETTLKTQNRKTAFWVMTKCCVKSVGNREYMQAPDPWRKLSSCLRENWAILKLNLYYLYQGIVSLSLLSALKMIF; this is encoded by the exons ATGTGGCCCACGAGGAGGCTGATCAAATACGGACTTGTCGGAGGTTCACTTTTGGGAACCGCCGTAAGTCTTCACGCCAACGACTATGATATCAATTCGATAGGAATCGTCCGGCTGGGTCGCGCCGGGATGACCGTATTCGACATTGCTGTAACGTACAAAACAAACCTCTACAAGCGTGAATGGCCCGATAAGAAAGATCCAGAATATGTCAAGCTCAAGAGCGAAACGCACAGGTTGGCCGCCGAAAAGCTGTTGAACCTGTGTCGAACCAACCGGGGAGTGTACATTAAAGTAGGTCAACATATCGGCGCCCTGGAGTACCTGCTCCCGTACGAGTACGTCAACACGATGAAGATCTTGCACAGCAACGCACCCCAGAATCCAATCGAAGATCTGTACAAGGTGATTCGGCAAGATCTGAAAAAGGACCCGGAGGAAATCTTCTCCTCGTTCGACCCGGAACCACTTGGAACCGCTTCGCTTGCCCAAGTCCATCGCGCAACCCTCAAGGATGGCACCGAAGTGGCCGTCAAGGTTCAACACCCGTACGTCCGGGGGAACTCCCTCGTGGACATCAAAACGATGGAACTCCTGGTCAAACTAGTCACGTGGACCTTCCCGGACTTTAAGTTCCAGTGGCTGGTGAAGGAAACCAAACGCAACCTCCCCATCGAAATGGACTTTGAGAACGAGGGACACAACGCCGAAAAGGTGGCGGAAATGTTCAAGGACTACGCGTGGTTGAAAATCCCCAAAATCTACTGGGACTACACGACTTCCCGCGTCCTGGTGATGGAATACGTCAAGGGTGGCCAGGTCAACGACCTTGAATACATCCAGCAGCAAAAGCTCGACCCGTACGACATCGCGAACAAAATCGGTCAACTGTACGCCAACATGATCTTCCTGCGGGGCTTCGTCCACAGCGATCCCCACCCGGGCAACATTCTCGTTCGACGAACGCCAAAAGGGGCCACCGAGGTGATCCTGCTCGATCACGGGCTGTACGCCGACCTCACGGAAAAGTTCCGCTACGAATACTCGAAACTTTGGCTCAGCATCCTGAAAGTCGACCAGGCAGGCATGAAGCAGCACGCACAAGCCCTCGGCGTCCAGGGCAGTATGTGGGGCCTGTTCGCATGCATGGTCACCGGCCGACCCTGGAACTCGGTCATCAGTGGCATCGATAAGGTGAAGCAGGACGAGCAAGAG AAAGAAATGATGCAAACGGAGGGCAAACTCGTCATCCCGCACATTTCGGACGTGCTGGAAAAGGTCGACCGCCAGATGCTGCTCGTCCTCAAAACCAACGACCTCATCCGGGGCATCGAAACGACCCTCAAGACGCAAAACCGCAAGACGGCCTTCTGGGTGATGACCAAGTGCTGCGTCAAGAGCGTCGGCAACCGCGAGTACATGCAGGCGCCCGATCCGTGGCGCAAGCTGTCCTCCTGTCTGCGCGAAAACTGGGCCATCCTCAAGCTGAACCTGTACTACCTCTACCAGGGCATCGTCAGCCTGTCGCTGCTGTCGGCGCTCAAGATGATATTCTAG